The sequence below is a genomic window from Xiphophorus maculatus strain JP 163 A chromosome 18, X_maculatus-5.0-male, whole genome shotgun sequence.
TCAAAAATAACCTCCTGTAAACtttaaacagatcaatatgaaCATTTCAGGATTATTCACCATTTTAGAGCACCAAAAGCAAGTTAAACAGTTACGCCTTATTGGTTTAcggtcctttttttttttttttttaaacatcacaaATCTGCTTTATCACATTATTAGGAGAAAGCAGAAACCATTTATGGATTATTTGGTGACTGCAATAATACACCTCAAAAGGAAGACTGGGGAAAAGCCCCAACAATAGATAGAACAACAGGGAATAAAGTCTGAGGATAAACAGACGGTagaaaaatgcaacacaaataaaaatgtcgaAGGCTGCAGTTGCAGGCCGTACACAGTAAAGCAGTTTCTCACAGCTTGGCACGTCGATAgcctgacattttaaaacataaacagttataaacagtttttaacttCAACTGAATACAATTCCTACAAACACCTGAGACACAGCGATGCAAGAGTGAAAGATTTTACTAAAAAGAGGTCttggtaacaaaaaaaatgagaaaaacaaatattcagtGATGTGTTGGTAATATTGATTGCATGAAATTCCCATAGGTATAATAGCCAGTCAGCATATATCCCCTATTTCCCACAATGCCAAGCTGTTTTAATGCACATACAAAAAACTCTAGGcagcttaattttattttgcttgttgTAATTTAGTGAGCAAATCAGAAGATGGAGCTGCATCTCAACCCTTTTACAGACCTTTGATTGCTTGTGCATGTAGTAGATCATAtgtaaaatgtcatatttatagCACTTTAGttgaagtaaaatgaaaaagttcatCAGATTGAAAGCACTTATCCCACAgtagggtaaaaaaaaaaaaaagcctctccTTGATGGTGAAGCAAAGCAGTTGTAGTTTTGGAAGAAGAGCCTGAAAGAACTATTGAATTAGTGTGAGAACTTCATACACAATCCTATGTAAAGAGAAGCATATATAAAGACAACATATACAGTTTTTGTAGTATAtagtttatgaaatattttggggaaaatttgaaaatcttGCACAAACCTCAACCGAAGCAAAACTTACAATGAAcatgtgttttattaagttttGTTCAAAAACTTTGTGGggtatctttaaaaataaagcttatTTATAACTTCAGTGActgaagaaaaccacaaaacttGCAAAAGTGGTGTTATTGTTGGTCttcaaggaaaaagaaaaatttaaactgcTCTGTATGGTCGTGAATACTTTAAGGCGGTTGGGGCTCGTTGCTGCATGGATTCCCTTTTCTCCCCCTCAGAGATAAACGTCCATGGTGTTGAGGATCATCTGACGGCACAGAGGACAGTTCTGCTGGTAAATGGGCTGCCTCAGAAGGATGTTGGTGCAGTCCCTACACAAGCAGAGGTGTCTGCACGGCAGCAGCACCACTGTCTTGGTGCAGTCCTGACAAATAACacacttttttctctcctcctgctcttttAACAGAGTAAGCAGACTTTCGGCAGGCAGAAGTTTGCCGTCTTTGCCTAAAGATGAAGATGACGATGTCCTTAGTGATCCATCGGAACTCGATGAAGGCAAATCCTGCAGTTCCTGGTGGGCTCCGTCTCCCGCTCTTCCATCTGGTGGGTCCCGCTGCTCCTCCCCGGTGTCGCCGTCTCCTCTCCCTCTGTTGGAATTGTCGATTTGGAGCAATGTCCGCATCACCAGGCGCAGAACAGACAGCTGCTGCCAAAACATCCTCTCCCGCAGGTAGAGATGTCGAAACCTCCTCTGTAGGTGCTGCATGTTTCTGCGTAGAGAACGTGGCGTGCTCCACAGGACCGTGAAGCGCAGCCACAGAGTCCCATAAAGTCTCCGCAGAGCACGGAAGGAGTTCACGTACACCAAAATGTGCACAGCTGCTTGTCGGCTCAGTCTGGGGTTCAAGTAGGCAGTGGTCATCAGAGCAATGGTGATGGTAAGCAGGAGGCCGTAGATGTTCAGGATGAAGATGGAGATGAACATGTGGACGAGGGAGGCAATAAAATCCAGAAGCACTTTACAAGGAGACCACAGAAATGCCGACGTCCCGACCAGGCTGCTGTACAGGAAGGTGAAGAAGGTCAGGGTGAGCTCCAGCGCCTTCTGCAGTGGACTGGACACCGTCTGCCACACACCCACAGCTGCCGAGTAGATGTTCTGGGTGGCGATGAGGGCAAAGTTCACCACCGTGTTTGTGAAGTAAACCACCAGGCTGACAGCGATGCCACAGCCCTCCAAGACTGACACCAAACCCCTGCACAGGTGCTCCTTCCCCCGCAGCAGGACGTGCATGGACAGGTAGCCCACCATCTTCAGACTCTCCAGGAGCCCCTCCAGGGCCAATAGTGCGCTGCCCAACAGGGTGACTGCCCCGTGGGCCAGGCTTGATGTCGTTTCTGCCATGTGCATGGTGGACAGCAGGAGGAGGTTCCCCATCTGCAGCAGAAGGTTAGTGATCAGGGTGGGGAGGTTGGTGATGAAGGCGACGATCGCCAGGAGAGTCTTCACCACGGTGTGTACGATCAGAAAGTTCAGGTCCAACAGTAACCCGGCAACATCCAGGCATCTCCCCACAGTGGATATCACAACGTTCACCAGCCCCATGGTGAATTTAACCGGTTACCTGTCCGAGTTCAGAGGTGGTCTCCATGTGCATTCTGGCTGAATCTCAGTAACATCAACGTTACATCTTGTACGGTACTTTACTTCTGTGTTAGCGTCGTCTGCCCCGGTACTACAGTACACCATTTCACTTCATGAAACAAAAATCCGTGTTTTTTTGCGTGTTATCAAAGTCTTCTGCTGGCTGAAAGGACGCGATATCATTACAAACACACGCGTTTACAGAAGCGGATGTTTGGTTTCAAACCGTTGGCACTTCCGTTTGTTTTCCTGGTTTCGCTTTAGCTTTGTGGTCCTAATGCGATCCAGAAAGGCTTTCTGGGTTGAACGGTAAGGTCCCGGAATATGTAGAACCTGGAAAGAGGTTGAACAAAACCAGATAGAATCAGAAAATAAACCCCACAGCAATATTTAAGGCGTTTATAGTCGTTATCAACTCCGCCATACTTGTTTTGGTCACGTCAGCTGACCTCGCTTCTGGGCATGGGAATTTCGACTCTCTTCCGGGATCTACACCATTTGGCTCAGCTCAGTAAAAAGAATCGATTCTTCTGTATTTTACTGCGTTTGAAACTGGGTTTTcctgaaaaagaagaagacgacgaagaagaaaacaattccTTAACATTTCCGTCACATTATTCTGATGAATTGTTTTCACTTTAGTAGTTGTAATGATGAGACAAAACCAACAGCGACTGGATGGTAACTAACATGAAACAGAAGTTAAGAGAAACACAATAGAATTAGAGCCATTTTAAGCTGTTgatgttattgcattttgtcAGCACAAGAGGGAGTAAAAAGCTGCCTGACACCTATTTAATCCAGGTGTAATAGTGTTCAGGTACGTAGACCGAGAACAGTTGCTATACTTTTTGCAATTTAATCTGTTACTCAGTGTGTAACAGATTCCAATTggacaaaaaaactttttatataataaatgtacatCTATCTGTTAGTCAAAGCCATTTAAAACTgattagaaaaactaaattcttcACCATCTGCATCTGAATGGAAAGAGCCTGAAGGACGATTGCAACATCTTGTCAGAAATACAATATATTTCACTGTTAATAAAGTAATAGTCATTAGTATATATTACgttttaatagaaatattaaatgttgtGATAATATTAAAGGTGAGTAGGCCTTCCATGCAGACATGCAGATGTCTAAGATTCAAATTGATATAAAATACAGTAGGCTTTCAATTACATAGGAAAAATGGAACAATTTGTGACTCAAATTGTTACAAACTGACTAAGTTTACATtgaaaaaagtttacattttgtcattgtAAACTTTACACTTTGTAAAGGGAATTGTGACTCATTGTGTAAAGTTAACGGGACACACTTTACGCTTTGTAAAAATTACCTTTACATTAAAACGCTTTAGAAAAACCATTGTGGAAAACAATAACCGTAGACAATACAactttattatatattttaagttATAAAACTGCCAGTAATGTCCCATTACCTACTTAGGTAAATAACAGCTAATTTCATCTAACTACATAATTCTACcactgatatttttattaatcaaactTACTAAAGAACGCTAGAGGAATAAACTTGTGGAGCTTTGTGAGATAATGACTTGAGTTCACATTGATTCTATGACTAAGAAGAACATGAATATATTGTCCCATTACATCAGCAACTCTTGCGAcaatgcaacagaaaaagctTTACAATCCAGAACAATTTGAACTGTACTTCCTTCCTTGTCCAAGCCTCAGCATTGAGCTTCTTTCTTACAGCGGGAAACCGATACCATCATGGGAAATTCCGTTCTGGACCTTTGCATGGATGACAAACAGCAATTGTTTTAAATCCTAATAGTGCCAATGGGGATGCATAGGAGGAGTGCATGAAGCTATAAAAGGtgtggatacattttttttttgtctctcgcTAAGAGCTTTAAGACCTACTCCTTTTATGGTATCTGTCATTATGGTCAGCCAGCAGGCCAGGGGTCAGCttcctctgtttgttttctgctcaaCCAAACCCTTCCTCTCTAAAACGATGAGGAGTTCAAAGGTATGCTGTCTTAAACCGAATTTGTGgtgttaaactttaaattcttgATGAAGACTAACATTAAAAGACATTTCGATCAATTgaagaagaaagcaaaaatttttcttgttttgaatcCGCACCTCAGCCATTTAAAGGCGTTCATTTTGTGtcgaaaactttaaaaaaaacattgcgtGAAAACCAGCCAAGGATGAAAAGGAGATAGTTGGACAAAGCCAAGGATATTTGGATGAGTAATTTACTGCATTTGGACTTTGATACCCTCTGAGACACTTCCACTCACAGAGGAGAGCATCCTCCTCTTTGTCTGCTTCTCAGCTTCCTGCAAGTGACTCAAAGTTGCACTGTATCAGTTATAGTAACAGTCCAGCTGGCAGTAAGTCAAGTAACGTTTatttgtggagtccgtctcagcAACAACaggtcaaagtgctttacatgttaaaaatgtaaccAATTATGTTGACGACAGCAAACTAGCAACAGACATTACATTAGACTTGATCCAGAAGACCTCAGCGGTCTGGGAGGTTGATACAGTAAAAACAAGTCTTCAGTGTATTTCAGAGTTAATCTGttcagtaatttataaactaacaaaaatattttaaagtctattctctgacaTACAGGGATCCAGAGggaggactttagaactggtgttatgtgctacATGCTCATAGTTTCAGTGAGaatgtgagcagcagcattctggatcagctgcagctggaggattgactTCTTAAGCAGACCTGTGATCAGACTAATGCAGTAATCAAAATGACTAAAGATAACATCAAATATATGGACATATAAGTACTGATGTCTATCACATTTGGTCATGTTAcaaaacttcaatatatttcatTAGGATACTAAGTAATATATATCATCACATACTAATggataattgtgaagtaaaaaaaaccataatacatgtgcaggtgtgtgtttgtgtcacccctaagaaaaataataatcatgcatggttttaaagtttatttacaatctgaaaagtgtggtgtgtgtttgAATCCTGAAAGAGCAAAATGTAGAAATGCTCTTTGGAAGATCACACAAgtctcaattttttttgtttttttttgatgaatttaaaagtttttccagCATTTAATTCCATCCATTCAACACCGCAACACTTCTCTGTCCCTGCTAAGGAAACGTATtaccacatcatgatgctgccaccactttGTTTCACCATTGGGAAATTATGCTCAGGGAGATGtgcacataaaatccaaataaaatacaatgaacaTAGGGATGTAACATAAACCTTTATAACGTAGTGGtatcaatatttttgtaatgCACTGCATATTTCTGCAGACTGTGGTCAAACCAATACACACATATAATCAGAACAAGCTTCTTTACTGGTTACATAGTTTTATGAAGCAGTTCTTGCACAGGCCGCTTTCTCCATAGTTTGAAAAATCTGTGGCTTTTGCCATCGCATTAGGCTGATCTTCTGTTCCCAgatgttgcagtttattttgggATGTGATGATGTTTTTGGCTGCTGATCAGTACACCAGTTTCACATAAACTTACATCTAGTTCAGATCCAGTGCGAGAGGGTTTTGGCCgactctggggaaaaaaacatacaaactccACACAGTAGAAATCAGCAGAGTGCAGACCGGTCCAGACCCAGAGGACGACCCTGAATTCCTCTCAAATTTCTCCATCTCTACTGCGCACTCAGAAGCAGTGACTGAAAGAAGACAGAGAGTAGAAGGTGAAGTTAAGGAAGCAGTGATGGCTTCCTTAACTCCAGAGAGATACCGAGGGGAGGACTAAGAATGTCGAGGGTCCCGCAGTGTGACATTCCTGCCTTCTCGGGGCTTTGTTTGTGCATCTGCAGGATGTTCAACAGTTtgcaggcagcagcagcagcttcctgctCAATGACGCATAACGCAGCATCTGTAAAGCAGCagcaaattaattatttcattaaaaacatctgtttgaAGTGTCTTCTTGTCACTCACAAACCTCTAATGTCTTTATAAGTTTCTTATTCTTGAGACGAAAGCCAACGTGGCCTCTTATTAGAACCAATGacaatgttgtttattttcaatgtaaacagttttcagtttttctgaactgaaaaataattattaggtacattttaggctataaaaaataattaagtttttattgtgttgtttgtATTTCTATATTCCTGTTATATTCGTAATGCTGCAGTATGTAACGTTCATGAAAAAATTAGTTAATGTGTGAAAGAACTGGTCTCCTTCACCTCCTTCCTGAGATATTATTGGCGTCTGAAGAAAAATTTGGCtcttgaccaaaaacaaccaaacacagCCAGGAGaaaggtcttagcgctgtcaatcatgcctgTGTATTCCCAGTTCagtgtgctaatggtggagaaacaacttactgttgctggaaaaccatttatcagctgtcatcggtggccatggTAACCAGTCTGGGAGAAGAcggaggagcttgattttttcagAGGTGATCAGTCTCATACCATACGGTCACgatatagtgacagttttaacacatatgtaaaaaagaaaactgttttcaaaaagttacatactgcagctttaatgtagACAAAGGTGTTCCACAGAGATCGGTCCCGGAGTTACTCTTATTGATTTACATCTGAACTAttagaagaaacaaaacttaaTCCATGGAAAGTGTTTGATTGGTCTTGACTCTCCAACATGCTGATCACTTCACATTTATCTTGTCTTTTTCCAAGCTAAAGTATTTCATCTTGTATGTTGTCATTTTATGTTCTGTTTAATACCAAACTATACTCAGAATGACACATGGGAGAAACATATCAGTGGGttaatttattgtgattaatGCCATTACAACATGTAATCACCATGGAGAGGCAATGCGAAATTCTCTGCCACTGCGGTTATCACAGTGTCTCTTTGTCCCACTCCCCGCTGTTGTGACGGAGTTTAACAGAAATTCAGATTTCTCTCCCACTCCTCCCTCCAGCTCCCTCAATCAACTGGTGCCCTCTCAAATCCCCCACGTCTACTGGAGCGACTCGTACAATAGCCGTCTCTCATCCTCGGCAGGCGGAGGATCCCCAAAACAAGTTGCTCTTGGGTCTGGGCTGAGTGGCTTGGAAAGAATGACTTCTTTTCCTCCCTTTCCTTCCTTTAGTCTTTCCTTAGCCTATGAGCACAGCACTGTGAACTCCGGTAGGATAAACAAGAAGATTTATCGTCATTCTCCGATGAGTGGTCGGGACACTGAAATCAGGAGCTGAAGTTTCAGAAGGGCAAGGGTCAGGAGCAGAGACAAGtgttaatttaaacattttatttttgacattagccCTGTAACAGtactaacaaaaaaacattacaaacaatgatctagattttgtttttgttattctaattaattcttttcaaattttcaaTCTGATTACAAAAAGAAAGGTTTTTGACTCAGTTGCTCATACCTATGCTAAGACAAAAAGTTGAGGTTTCTCTTAATGTCAGCTGGTTTGATAATGTTCCTTCAAGTGAACGGCACTCTATTTATGAAAGCACAAATAATTCTTCTAGGTACTTTACTGCAGCTCCTCAGGGATTGGCTCTGGGACCACtcttatttcattttccaaCAAGTATAACATGCAAAATCTTAGTTTAATACTCACAAAACTGTGAGTATTAAACTTTCTGGTTCTTCACCAGACCCAGAGTGTAATTGTACTATATAGACTGATTTTAATACAACAGTAATACAGCTATTGGTATTCtctaatacaaaataaaaatgcttagaTATGCAGGGTCATGTGATTAGGTTAATGTTTCGAAACAAATACTGTTCAGCTTGATTATTTATCTTCAGCAGTCAATAAAAAGGTAAGATAGAACTTGACTTTTAAGAATTTAATCTTGCCTTTCTTTGATGGTTTAATAACTCTGTTTATGTCTACGATGGATTACGCTGCAAATCTTTCATATGGTCTAACAAATAGAGCCAGAGGTTCACCATGAACCACAAAAGTTAGAtttgtcagtgtttttcttcacgTCTTTTCTTGGTTCCTCCCTCTTTAGAGAACTGTATGTTATTGGACATGGTGGAAAAATTTAGTTCCTAAAGGACCAAATCCTGAACCCAACCAGGCTCAATGTTTCCTTGTTCATGTTTTGTGCTTTTGGCTTGTTTTTAACAATGAAATGCCTTggttaaaaaaagtgaatagaCCAAGTGTTTAATCCCAAATAATTCACAGTTGTGCACAAAAGTTCCCAGAGTTAAACCTAAACATGAACAGTGTTCATAAATTGCACCTTgaatttgttaatttaattattaacaCAAACTAGATATTTGTCTGGAAAGCATATTAATGTTTTCCCTCTTGTGAGTATGTAGGTTTATGAATGCCACTGTAAATGGTTCACGACTCTGCAGTCCTTGGGAACTTTGTGGGGGAGTGGACAGTGCTTGTTTCCTCTGCCTCATTCCCAAACCCAGCGGTCCTTGGGTATTCCCAACAGTCCTGTCCAGGATGTCATATTTAAAAAGGTTGAAAAGGGGACATTCTTGAAATTTGCTCATGTGGAattttaagtggaaaaaaaaaatcccccttATGTCTGATTATTTACTCTAAGTTTCCTTCAGCCACTCCCGAGCTGCTTTTCTGAAGACTCCATCTTCGTTTACAGATTAGGTGGCAGAACAATGTGGCTGTTTTAGGAACTGTGAGTTTTCCTCAGTGAATTGCAAACTATAATAACTTTCCCTACCAAGGAGGAAATGTAGTTTACATCCCTCTGTATTTTAACATATGGTTCTTTTAGCAGCAAGAAACAATTTTTGTTGGAAAGAAATTTCTGTTCTCTGgaaatatgttttcctttttgtttgaaTGAAGTAACCTTTTTTTGATGATATGtaataatcatattttctaacaatgcattttgcattttacattACATGAATCTGTAAGCTATACTAATTAAAATGGATAGAAACAAGCAGTACTGTACTAACATATATCAGTTTACTGAAAATAGGAGTTTTACTTTTAGCTGAAATACAGAGATTTCATTATATGGTAGTGTGTCACAAAAGATTagaatattttgtaaaagtgcTATATTTCTTGCCAGTCATCTCTAAAAGTGAAATGGTAATTGTATAGTGattcattacatttaaatattttaagttttattcatttgtttttttgcatttttattgatcgtaaaaactaaaattcagtgtctcagaaaactaaaatatcatCAAAGTCATCCAAATTATCAAGAAACAAACATAGAGTGTAACATTTCACTCTATGTGTAATGATTCTACaggagtttcactttttaagacGACTGgaaagaaatatgaaatttttacacattattcacatttttgctgTCAGCAGTGAAGGTCCCAGAGATCAGCGTATAAAACACCTCGATCAGTCTTTTATCTGTTTCCACATAGAGCAGTTCACTTCAGATCCCATCATGCTGTCAAA
It includes:
- the rnf26 gene encoding E3 ubiquitin-protein ligase RNF26 — translated: MGLVNVVISTVGRCLDVAGLLLDLNFLIVHTVVKTLLAIVAFITNLPTLITNLLLQMGNLLLLSTMHMAETTSSLAHGAVTLLGSALLALEGLLESLKMVGYLSMHVLLRGKEHLCRGLVSVLEGCGIAVSLVVYFTNTVVNFALIATQNIYSAAVGVWQTVSSPLQKALELTLTFFTFLYSSLVGTSAFLWSPCKVLLDFIASLVHMFISIFILNIYGLLLTITIALMTTAYLNPRLSRQAAVHILVYVNSFRALRRLYGTLWLRFTVLWSTPRSLRRNMQHLQRRFRHLYLRERMFWQQLSVLRLVMRTLLQIDNSNRGRGDGDTGEEQRDPPDGRAGDGAHQELQDLPSSSSDGSLRTSSSSSLGKDGKLLPAESLLTLLKEQEERKKCVICQDCTKTVVLLPCRHLCLCRDCTNILLRQPIYQQNCPLCRQMILNTMDVYL